From the genome of Desulfobaculum xiamenense, one region includes:
- a CDS encoding PAS domain S-box protein has translation MTILTRIIAIMVIVLVFCQPAASRVEPDPLTPVERAWIEKHADSITFVYDDKFPPFEFRDGRGRFAGLGADYLHLIEQKLGVTFNTRTHSDWNVVLGWLRTGEGDAITMLTKTPERTAFLIYTEPYVDVPCVIVVRRDNQDVQRLEDLRNRRVAVVSGYAIESFIRDNYGDIFEIVPVPNAQSGLRDVSFQAVDAFVVNTGLAAYYIGQEGLSNLKVAGDAVFTYKFRMGVRKDMPILRDVLQKGLDLITEEERQDLRERWYSISTDTHRLTIVLRVVTVGLLVAVGTVVGFSAVNRTLKRKVRERTLALERELDEKMRMAENLRRSEERYELVVRGANDGIWDWDVRSGVVYFSPRWKAIIGYQDHEIENREDEWLSRIHPDDRTMVLKANADCRDGVVEQFEVEYRLRHKDGTYRWVLGRGIAVRDETGTAYRMAGTHSDITGRKRAAEELSRSNRLFRAVLHQAPFGIQIAQGNAQSWLLTASNREANRILGFPDEGVGTTGMVGGEFVNRQNVTFSMFSTSGDQLGLEEAPLVKVMSRGEKTSGGELLMRRADGRELVILVDAAPVHDEDGRLVAGVSIFVDITERKRAEVDRKRLRNLLQAIIDSMPSALVAVDAQGLVTQWNREARQLTGRGMFDAVGRPLEEVFPDLAGEMERIREAMRRRETRIFPRRPRMTADGQRYEDVAIYPLRFQGLGGAVVRVDDVTERTRIEEMMVQAEKMLSVGGLAAGMAHEINNPLGIIMQCAESSLRRVSPRIKANREVAERLGLDLDSMREYMEERGITGYMQGIRDAGIRAARIVANMLEFSRRSESRVQPCNLNAMLDSTLELAANDYDLKKKFDFRQLTITREYDPDLPNVSCSFTEIEQVLLNLFKNAAQALAEMKERPETPGMVIRTRREGHMAVIEVADNGPGMEENVRKRVFEPFFTTKPVGTGTGLGLSVSYFIVCTNHGGQFDVESAPGRGAKFTIRLPLGESET, from the coding sequence ATGACCATACTGACGAGAATCATCGCGATCATGGTGATCGTTCTGGTTTTCTGCCAGCCTGCGGCCTCCCGCGTGGAGCCTGATCCGCTCACGCCAGTGGAGCGCGCATGGATCGAAAAGCACGCGGATTCCATCACCTTCGTCTATGACGACAAGTTCCCTCCCTTCGAGTTTCGCGACGGACGCGGGCGTTTCGCCGGCCTTGGGGCGGACTATCTGCACCTCATCGAGCAGAAGCTCGGCGTCACGTTCAATACCCGCACGCATTCCGACTGGAACGTGGTCCTCGGGTGGCTGCGCACCGGCGAGGGCGACGCCATCACCATGCTCACCAAGACGCCGGAACGGACGGCGTTTCTTATCTACACGGAACCCTATGTGGACGTGCCCTGCGTCATCGTGGTCCGGCGCGACAATCAGGACGTGCAGCGGTTGGAGGATTTGCGTAACCGACGGGTGGCCGTGGTCAGCGGCTACGCCATCGAGAGTTTCATCCGCGACAACTACGGCGATATCTTCGAGATAGTCCCCGTGCCCAACGCCCAGTCCGGCCTGCGCGACGTGTCGTTCCAGGCCGTGGACGCCTTCGTGGTCAATACGGGGCTGGCGGCCTACTACATCGGTCAGGAGGGCCTCTCCAACCTCAAGGTCGCCGGGGATGCCGTCTTCACCTACAAATTCCGCATGGGCGTGCGCAAGGACATGCCCATCCTGCGCGATGTCCTGCAGAAGGGACTCGATCTCATTACCGAGGAAGAGCGGCAGGACCTGCGCGAGCGCTGGTATTCCATCAGCACGGACACGCATCGCCTGACCATCGTCCTGCGTGTGGTGACGGTGGGGCTGCTGGTGGCCGTGGGGACGGTGGTGGGGTTCTCGGCGGTGAACAGGACGCTCAAGCGCAAGGTGCGCGAGCGGACGCTGGCGTTGGAACGCGAGCTGGACGAGAAGATGCGCATGGCCGAGAACCTGCGCCGTAGCGAGGAGCGCTACGAGCTTGTGGTGCGTGGGGCCAACGACGGCATCTGGGACTGGGACGTACGTAGCGGCGTGGTCTATTTCTCCCCGCGCTGGAAGGCGATCATCGGGTATCAGGATCACGAGATCGAGAACCGCGAGGACGAGTGGCTCTCGCGCATTCATCCAGACGATCGCACCATGGTGCTCAAGGCCAATGCCGACTGCCGCGATGGTGTCGTGGAACAGTTCGAGGTGGAATATCGCCTGCGGCACAAGGACGGCACCTATCGCTGGGTTCTTGGCCGCGGCATCGCCGTGCGTGACGAGACCGGCACGGCCTACCGCATGGCTGGGACGCACTCCGACATCACCGGGCGCAAGCGCGCCGCCGAGGAGCTTTCGCGATCAAATCGTCTCTTTCGCGCTGTGCTGCATCAGGCACCCTTCGGTATCCAGATTGCGCAGGGCAATGCCCAGTCGTGGCTGCTCACCGCCTCCAACCGCGAGGCGAACCGTATTCTTGGCTTCCCCGATGAAGGAGTGGGCACCACGGGCATGGTGGGTGGGGAATTCGTCAATCGTCAGAATGTCACCTTTTCCATGTTCTCCACGTCCGGCGACCAGTTGGGGCTGGAAGAGGCCCCGTTGGTCAAAGTGATGAGCCGGGGCGAGAAGACGAGCGGCGGGGAATTGCTGATGCGTCGCGCCGACGGCCGCGAGTTGGTCATTCTCGTCGATGCCGCGCCCGTTCATGATGAGGATGGACGTCTTGTGGCTGGCGTGAGCATCTTCGTGGACATTACGGAGCGCAAGCGCGCCGAGGTGGACCGCAAACGGCTTCGCAATCTTCTGCAGGCCATCATCGACTCCATGCCGTCGGCGCTCGTCGCCGTGGACGCGCAGGGGCTTGTGACGCAGTGGAACCGGGAGGCCCGGCAGTTGACCGGGCGTGGCATGTTCGATGCGGTCGGTCGCCCGCTGGAGGAGGTCTTCCCGGATCTTGCGGGCGAGATGGAGCGCATCCGCGAGGCCATGCGACGCCGTGAGACCCGAATCTTTCCGCGCCGTCCGCGCATGACGGCGGACGGGCAGCGCTACGAGGATGTCGCCATCTATCCGCTGCGTTTCCAGGGGCTGGGGGGGGCCGTGGTGCGCGTGGACGACGTGACTGAGCGCACGCGTATCGAGGAGATGATGGTGCAGGCGGAGAAGATGCTCTCCGTGGGTGGGCTGGCCGCGGGCATGGCGCACGAGATCAACAATCCGTTGGGCATCATCATGCAGTGCGCGGAAAGCTCCCTGCGGCGCGTTTCGCCGCGTATCAAGGCGAATCGCGAGGTCGCCGAGCGTCTGGGGCTGGACCTTGATTCCATGCGCGAGTACATGGAGGAAAGGGGCATCACCGGGTACATGCAGGGCATACGTGATGCCGGAATCCGCGCGGCGCGCATCGTCGCCAACATGCTGGAGTTCAGCCGACGCAGCGAATCGCGCGTGCAGCCGTGCAACCTGAACGCCATGCTGGATTCGACGCTGGAGCTGGCCGCCAACGATTACGATTTGAAGAAGAAGTTCGATTTCAGGCAGTTGACCATTACCCGCGAGTACGATCCGGACCTGCCGAACGTGTCGTGCAGTTTTACGGAGATTGAGCAGGTGCTGCTGAATCTGTTTAAGAACGCGGCGCAGGCTCTGGCGGAGATGAAGGAACGTCCCGAGACGCCGGGGATGGTCATCCGTACCCGGCGCGAAGGGCACATGGCGGTCATCGAGGTGGCCGACAACGGTCCCGGCATGGAGGAGAACGTGCGCAAGCGCGTCTTCGAACCGTTCTTCACCACCAAGCCGGTGGGAACCGGAACGGGGCTTGGGCTTTCGGTGTCCTATTTCATCGTATGCACGAACCACGGCGGGCAGTTCGACGTGGAATCCGCGCCCGGCAGAGGCGCGAAGTTCACAATCAGACTGCCACTGGGAGAAAGCGAGACATGA
- a CDS encoding lysophospholipid acyltransferase family protein: protein MLRTILFYARYLPLTAALTLLAICVPSAAKWCARTWGRAAIHCTGITLDVRLGDLDPNQTYIFMANHQSQLDIPALTTALAPWQIGFVAKKGLFNIPLFGKAMINAGNIPIDRGNRRSAMKSVDKAAERVRAGQSIVIFPEGTRATDLSCLQEFKIGGMIIALKTGLPVVPVTISGSGEALPKHNLCFGPQRTITIRALPPISTQGRYTLKEREIFKEDLYRAMSAAYTEQLNG, encoded by the coding sequence ATGCTTCGAACCATTCTCTTCTACGCCCGCTACCTCCCGCTGACGGCCGCACTGACCCTGCTGGCCATCTGCGTGCCGAGCGCCGCGAAATGGTGCGCACGGACATGGGGCCGCGCCGCAATCCACTGCACGGGCATCACCCTCGACGTGCGTCTTGGCGATCTCGACCCGAACCAGACCTACATCTTCATGGCCAACCATCAGAGCCAGCTTGACATTCCAGCGCTGACCACGGCCCTTGCGCCGTGGCAGATCGGCTTCGTCGCCAAGAAGGGGCTCTTCAACATTCCGCTCTTCGGCAAGGCTATGATCAATGCCGGCAACATTCCCATCGACCGCGGCAACCGCAGAAGCGCCATGAAAAGCGTGGACAAGGCGGCCGAACGCGTCCGCGCCGGACAGAGCATCGTCATCTTTCCCGAGGGCACACGCGCCACGGATCTCTCCTGCCTGCAGGAATTCAAGATCGGCGGCATGATCATCGCCCTCAAAACCGGCCTGCCGGTGGTCCCCGTGACCATCTCCGGCTCCGGCGAAGCACTGCCCAAGCACAACCTGTGCTTCGGACCGCAGCGCACCATAACCATCCGCGCCCTGCCGCCCATCAGCACGCAGGGGCGCTACACATTGAAAGAACGCGAAATATTCAAGGAAGACCTGTACCGCGCGATGAGCGCGGCCTACACGGAGCAACTCAATGGCTGA
- the coxB gene encoding cytochrome c oxidase subunit II produces the protein MNSVVNAVAKVDQAFLFILAVSVGILLLVTGLMLWFVYRYHHSRHPRAEEVRESVWMEVAWTIIPTILAMGMFWFGWDSFRALQSAPQSALQVRVEGRMWSWAFIYPNGRRSGMLYVPQGTPVRLSMTSLDVLHSFYVPAFRIKRDTVPGMATYAWFMPEREGDYDILCAEYCGLKHANMLGTVRVVAREAFDEWYAGTGARGTARGEELLAQYGCTACHSLDGTDGVGPTLRDVFGMTRVLVMPDGSEREVRVDGDYLRRAILDPGAELLKGYQPVMPPYEGVIPDEDLRDLIGWISSRSEGVDAGREVAEAQGCLGCHSTDGSEVAGPSFKGLFGRRGMVERAGRREEVTVDEAYLREAIVEPQAAVPEGYQPIMPAYTELSAEDMDSLLRWLTSLGKRDGG, from the coding sequence ATGAATTCCGTGGTCAACGCAGTCGCCAAGGTCGATCAGGCTTTTCTGTTCATCCTCGCGGTGTCGGTGGGCATACTGCTGTTGGTTACGGGGCTGATGCTGTGGTTCGTCTACCGCTACCACCATTCACGCCACCCGCGGGCCGAGGAGGTGCGCGAGAGCGTGTGGATGGAGGTGGCATGGACCATCATCCCAACCATCCTCGCCATGGGCATGTTCTGGTTCGGCTGGGATAGCTTCCGGGCCTTGCAGTCGGCTCCGCAGAGCGCGTTGCAGGTGCGGGTGGAGGGGCGCATGTGGTCGTGGGCCTTCATCTATCCCAACGGACGGCGAAGCGGCATGCTCTACGTACCGCAGGGCACGCCGGTGCGGCTGTCCATGACCTCGCTGGACGTGCTGCACAGCTTCTACGTGCCGGCATTTCGTATCAAGCGCGACACCGTGCCGGGCATGGCGACGTATGCGTGGTTCATGCCCGAGCGGGAGGGCGACTACGACATCCTGTGCGCCGAATACTGTGGGCTGAAGCACGCCAACATGCTGGGCACCGTCCGGGTGGTGGCGCGCGAGGCCTTTGACGAATGGTACGCGGGAACCGGTGCGCGCGGCACCGCGCGCGGCGAGGAACTGCTGGCGCAGTACGGGTGCACGGCCTGCCATTCCCTCGACGGTACCGATGGAGTGGGGCCGACCCTGCGCGACGTGTTCGGCATGACGCGCGTGCTGGTCATGCCGGACGGCTCCGAGCGCGAGGTCCGAGTGGACGGGGACTATCTGCGTCGGGCGATCCTCGACCCCGGCGCGGAATTGCTCAAGGGCTATCAGCCAGTGATGCCGCCCTACGAGGGGGTCATCCCCGATGAAGACCTGCGGGACTTGATCGGCTGGATATCCAGCCGCAGCGAGGGCGTGGACGCCGGGCGCGAGGTCGCCGAGGCGCAGGGTTGCCTTGGCTGCCATTCCACGGACGGTTCCGAGGTGGCGGGGCCGAGTTTCAAGGGTCTCTTCGGACGCCGGGGCATGGTCGAGCGCGCTGGACGGCGCGAGGAAGTCACGGTGGACGAGGCGTACCTGCGTGAGGCCATCGTTGAGCCGCAAGCCGCCGTGCCGGAAGGATACCAGCCCATCATGCCCGCCTACACGGAGCTTTCAGCCGAGGACATGGACAGCCTGCTGCGCTGGCTCACGTCCCTCGGGAAGCGGGACGGCGGATGA
- a CDS encoding cytochrome C oxidase subunit IV family protein → MDDGGRHHVLPYRLLVGVWGGLLTLTGITVWASTIDFGFLNVVIALTIATSKALLVVLVFMHLRYENRTFHAMVLTAFVILAIFIGFTFFDTAYR, encoded by the coding sequence ATGGACGACGGCGGACGGCATCACGTGCTTCCCTACCGGCTACTGGTCGGCGTGTGGGGCGGGCTTCTGACCCTGACGGGCATTACCGTGTGGGCCTCGACAATTGATTTCGGCTTTCTGAATGTGGTCATCGCCCTGACCATAGCCACGTCCAAGGCGCTCTTGGTGGTGCTGGTGTTCATGCATCTGCGCTACGAGAACCGCACGTTTCACGCCATGGTCCTGACGGCCTTCGTCATCCTCGCCATCTTCATCGGCTTCACCTTCTTCGATACGGCGTACAGGTAG
- a CDS encoding cytochrome c oxidase subunit 3 family protein: MTHEVQPDYIGAKMGMWLFLFTEILLFGGLFVLFAVHLSRYPAGFHAGSATLSVPFGSANTVVLITSSLTMALAVTAVQRGERRRTLALLGATVGLAGVFLINKFFEWSAKFQHGIYPGSEHMLEMEKGQAAFYAMYYAMTGLHGLHVVIGMCVIAWVMGLVAAGRVHRDRFVTLENAGLYWHLVDLVWIYLFPLFYLVT, from the coding sequence ATGACGCATGAGGTGCAGCCTGACTACATAGGCGCGAAGATGGGCATGTGGCTGTTCCTGTTCACCGAGATACTGCTTTTCGGCGGGCTCTTCGTGCTGTTCGCCGTGCACCTTTCGCGCTATCCGGCCGGGTTCCACGCCGGAAGCGCGACGCTCAGCGTTCCCTTTGGCAGCGCGAACACGGTGGTGCTCATCACCAGCAGTCTGACCATGGCCCTTGCGGTGACGGCTGTGCAACGTGGCGAGCGTCGCCGGACGCTGGCGCTACTCGGCGCGACGGTGGGGCTGGCGGGCGTGTTCCTGATCAACAAGTTCTTCGAGTGGAGCGCCAAGTTCCAGCACGGCATTTACCCTGGCTCGGAGCACATGCTGGAGATGGAAAAGGGGCAGGCCGCGTTCTACGCGATGTACTACGCCATGACCGGCCTGCACGGGCTACACGTGGTCATCGGCATGTGCGTCATCGCGTGGGTGATGGGGCTGGTGGCGGCGGGGCGTGTGCACCGGGACCGCTTCGTGACGTTGGAGAATGCCGGGCTGTACTGGCATCTGGTGGATCTGGTGTGGATTTACCTGTTCCCGCTCTTCTATCTTGTGACGTGA
- a CDS encoding DUF4079 family protein gives MLLWIHPALQLACTLLACHVLWLGARRFMALHLGRKRVFNWKRHALLGRVVLIVWFVAFVWGAAMTRIQWGSSDLTGTHYVVGLVMLPLLITGYATGEVLDRKRARRTVLPLVHGANNLLLFALAVWQVVTGVWVVRTFLLS, from the coding sequence ATGTTGCTGTGGATTCATCCCGCGCTACAACTGGCGTGTACGCTTCTGGCCTGCCATGTGCTGTGGCTCGGGGCGCGGCGGTTCATGGCGCTACACCTCGGGCGCAAGAGGGTGTTCAACTGGAAGCGCCACGCTCTGCTGGGGCGGGTGGTGCTCATCGTGTGGTTCGTCGCCTTCGTGTGGGGGGCGGCCATGACGCGCATCCAGTGGGGATCGTCCGACCTGACGGGCACGCATTACGTGGTGGGGCTCGTGATGTTGCCGCTTCTGATCACGGGGTATGCCACCGGCGAGGTGCTCGACCGCAAGCGGGCGCGGCGTACGGTGCTGCCGCTGGTCCATGGCGCGAATAATCTGCTGCTCTTCGCGCTGGCCGTGTGGCAGGTGGTGACGGGCGTGTGGGTGGTGCGGACGTTTTTGCTTTCCTGA
- a CDS encoding ribonuclease J has protein sequence MAEKNVTLTPLGGLGEIGMNCMVMETEDSMILIDCGLMFPEDYLFGIDVVIPRFDYVVENKKRLKGILLTHGHEDHIGALPWLLQHVDAPVYGSEFTLGLVQGKLREHDQLDTTTLCKVEGHDRIVLGDFAVTFFPVCHSIVGGFGMGIETPAGRIVHTGDFKIDRYPLHGVATDLDGFKHFAEDGEVALMLSDSTNVERDGFALTEREIKNSLHDIFSRHDGRIIVTLFSSHIQRMQEVFDLAAQFGRKVAVNGRSLVRNIELARELGYLRVKDSTFIAMEDLPSLPDSEVVLLVTGSQGEPLASLSRIASGEHRELSIHEGDLVLMSSRFIPGNVRAITKVIDNLYRLGAEVLYESVQAIHASGHAHREELKIMLETVQPKFFVPVHGEYRHLVKHARLARECGVAPERAMVLENGDPLTLLADGGIRLEERVPVDQILVDGKGVGDVGQTVLKERQLLGGEGMVIVTLVVDVETGEILVGPDISSKGFVFEQQYSHLLEDAKCIVLDIFENVQPGDTSKLKERIRSSLRRFFRRVIDRDPVVVPLVMQI, from the coding sequence ATGGCTGAAAAGAACGTCACCCTCACGCCCCTTGGCGGATTGGGTGAGATTGGCATGAACTGCATGGTCATGGAGACGGAAGACTCCATGATTCTCATCGACTGCGGCCTGATGTTCCCGGAGGACTACCTCTTCGGCATCGACGTGGTCATTCCCCGCTTCGACTACGTCGTGGAGAACAAGAAACGCCTCAAGGGCATTCTGCTCACCCACGGACACGAGGACCACATCGGCGCGCTGCCGTGGCTTCTGCAGCACGTGGACGCGCCGGTCTACGGTTCCGAATTCACCCTCGGTCTCGTTCAGGGCAAGCTGCGCGAGCACGACCAGCTCGACACCACCACCCTGTGCAAGGTCGAGGGGCACGACCGCATCGTGCTTGGCGACTTCGCAGTCACCTTCTTTCCGGTCTGCCACTCCATCGTCGGCGGATTCGGCATGGGCATCGAAACCCCGGCGGGGCGCATCGTGCACACGGGCGACTTCAAGATCGACCGCTACCCCCTGCACGGCGTGGCCACGGACCTCGACGGCTTCAAGCACTTCGCCGAGGACGGGGAGGTCGCGCTCATGCTTTCCGACTCCACCAACGTGGAGCGCGACGGCTTCGCCCTCACCGAGCGAGAGATCAAGAACTCCCTGCACGACATCTTCTCCCGCCACGACGGGCGCATCATCGTCACCCTCTTTTCGAGCCACATCCAGCGCATGCAGGAGGTCTTCGACCTCGCGGCGCAGTTCGGGCGCAAGGTCGCCGTCAACGGCAGAAGCCTCGTGCGCAACATCGAACTGGCCCGCGAACTCGGCTACCTGCGCGTGAAGGACAGCACCTTCATTGCCATGGAAGACCTGCCCTCCCTGCCCGACTCCGAAGTCGTGCTGCTGGTGACCGGCTCGCAGGGCGAGCCGCTGGCCTCGCTCTCGCGCATCGCCTCTGGCGAGCACCGCGAGCTGTCCATCCACGAGGGCGACCTCGTGCTCATGTCCTCGCGCTTCATCCCCGGCAACGTCCGCGCCATCACCAAGGTCATCGACAACCTCTACCGCCTCGGCGCGGAGGTGCTCTACGAGAGCGTACAGGCCATCCACGCATCGGGCCACGCCCATCGCGAGGAACTCAAGATCATGCTCGAAACCGTGCAGCCGAAGTTCTTCGTGCCCGTGCATGGCGAATACCGCCATCTGGTCAAGCACGCCCGGCTGGCGCGGGAATGCGGCGTCGCCCCGGAACGAGCCATGGTGCTTGAGAACGGCGATCCGCTCACCCTGCTGGCCGATGGCGGCATCCGCCTCGAAGAGCGCGTGCCCGTGGACCAGATTCTCGTGGACGGCAAGGGCGTGGGCGACGTGGGCCAGACCGTGCTCAAGGAGCGCCAGCTTCTGGGCGGCGAGGGCATGGTCATCGTGACCCTCGTCGTGGACGTGGAGACCGGCGAAATCCTCGTCGGCCCGGACATCTCCTCCAAGGGCTTCGTGTTCGAGCAGCAGTACAGCCACCTGCTGGAAGACGCCAAATGCATCGTCCTCGACATCTTCGAGAACGTGCAGCCCGGCGACACCAGCAAGCTTAAGGAGCGCATCCGCTCCTCGCTGCGCCGCTTCTTCCGCCGCGTCATCGACCGCGACCCCGTGGTGGTGCCGCTGGTGATGCAGATCTAG
- the fusA gene encoding elongation factor G — MSDAQNTQRTYALVGHGGSGKTTVAEMLLLQTGVINRLGKIEEGTTALDTEPEEIKRRGSIQPAFATYDWKKNPHFLIDTPGDNNFTGDIAYHLAATDGVLFVVDAVDGAKPLTRRLWTEVKKAKRPALIFVNKMDRDRADFNMAYDSLQSMLGIKPVLLFAPIGSRETFSGVADVMNLKALFFEENGAVREGALPGDMASDIETLRETMIENIAESDEELMEKYLEEGELSPEDIVRGLRLGVLSGELVPVVCGSALSNMGGSILLDLVQDVFPSPLDHTPWPGTDGDRASDPDAPVAAFVFKTLADPFAGQLSVLRVLSGTLAADSTLLNTTNGEKERIGSLLLLEGKNQKPSKDAVGPGAIVAVAKLKTVRTGDTLCSEKDPFTLAKPALPPALISYALAPEEKGEEDKVYTAVQKLLDEDICLNLTRDAETGDILLSGMGQLHIEISVERARRRHKTGIRLKTPKIPYRETFKGKADVQGRHKKQSGGRGQFGDCFIRLEPQPRGTGYTFEDEIVGGAIPRQYIPAVDKGIQEAAARGILAGYPVVDFKVHLYDGSFHPVDSSEMAFKIAGSLAFKKAAETARPVLLEPVVLISVFVPDDFMGDVIGDLSSRRGKVLGSDSQSGVTEIKAHVPMEEVLKYAPDLRSMTGGQGTFTMEFDHYEEAPPQVTDKVVAAAEAEE; from the coding sequence ATGTCGGATGCGCAAAACACCCAAAGGACCTACGCACTTGTAGGACACGGCGGCAGTGGCAAGACCACGGTCGCCGAGATGCTGCTGCTCCAGACCGGTGTCATCAACCGCCTCGGGAAGATCGAGGAGGGCACAACAGCCCTCGATACGGAACCCGAGGAAATCAAGCGCCGCGGCTCCATCCAGCCAGCCTTCGCCACCTACGACTGGAAGAAGAACCCCCACTTTCTCATCGACACTCCCGGCGACAACAATTTCACGGGCGATATCGCCTACCACCTCGCGGCCACCGACGGCGTGCTGTTCGTCGTCGACGCCGTGGACGGAGCCAAACCCCTCACCAGACGCCTGTGGACCGAGGTCAAGAAGGCCAAGCGCCCCGCCCTCATCTTCGTCAACAAGATGGACCGCGACAGGGCCGACTTCAACATGGCCTACGACAGCCTCCAGAGCATGCTCGGCATCAAGCCAGTGCTCCTCTTTGCGCCCATCGGCTCCCGCGAGACGTTCTCCGGCGTGGCGGACGTGATGAACCTGAAGGCGCTGTTCTTCGAGGAGAACGGCGCGGTGCGCGAGGGCGCATTGCCCGGCGACATGGCCTCGGACATCGAAACCCTGCGTGAAACCATGATCGAGAACATCGCCGAGAGCGACGAGGAACTCATGGAGAAGTACCTCGAAGAAGGCGAACTCTCCCCCGAGGACATCGTGCGCGGGCTGCGGCTGGGCGTACTCTCCGGCGAGCTGGTTCCCGTGGTCTGCGGCTCCGCGCTCTCGAACATGGGCGGCTCCATCCTGCTCGACCTCGTGCAGGACGTCTTCCCCTCGCCGCTCGATCACACGCCGTGGCCCGGCACAGACGGCGATCGCGCATCCGACCCTGACGCTCCAGTGGCGGCCTTCGTGTTCAAGACGCTGGCCGACCCCTTCGCGGGGCAACTGTCCGTTCTGCGCGTCCTCTCCGGCACCCTCGCCGCAGACTCCACGCTGCTCAATACCACCAACGGCGAAAAGGAACGCATCGGCTCGCTTCTGCTCCTAGAGGGCAAGAACCAGAAGCCCTCCAAGGACGCGGTCGGCCCCGGAGCCATCGTGGCCGTGGCCAAGCTGAAGACCGTGCGCACCGGCGACACGCTGTGCAGCGAGAAGGACCCCTTCACGCTGGCCAAGCCTGCCCTGCCCCCGGCCCTCATCTCCTACGCCCTCGCGCCCGAGGAAAAGGGTGAGGAAGATAAGGTCTACACCGCCGTGCAGAAGCTCCTCGACGAGGACATCTGCCTCAACCTGACGCGCGACGCCGAAACCGGAGACATCCTGCTTTCGGGCATGGGCCAGTTGCACATCGAAATCTCCGTGGAGCGCGCACGTCGCCGCCACAAGACCGGCATCCGGCTCAAGACCCCCAAGATTCCCTACCGCGAGACCTTCAAGGGCAAGGCCGACGTGCAGGGCCGCCACAAGAAGCAGTCCGGCGGGCGCGGCCAGTTCGGCGACTGCTTCATCCGCCTCGAACCCCAGCCACGCGGCACGGGCTACACGTTCGAGGACGAGATCGTGGGCGGTGCCATTCCGCGCCAGTACATCCCCGCCGTGGACAAGGGCATCCAGGAGGCCGCCGCACGTGGCATCCTTGCTGGCTATCCGGTGGTGGATTTCAAGGTGCACCTCTACGACGGCTCCTTCCATCCGGTGGACTCGTCGGAAATGGCGTTCAAGATCGCCGGTTCGCTGGCCTTCAAGAAGGCCGCCGAAACGGCGCGCCCGGTGCTCCTCGAACCGGTGGTGCTCATCTCCGTCTTCGTTCCCGACGACTTCATGGGCGACGTCATCGGCGACCTTTCCAGCCGCCGGGGCAAGGTGCTCGGTTCCGACTCGCAAAGCGGCGTCACCGAGATCAAGGCCCACGTTCCCATGGAGGAAGTGCTGAAGTACGCTCCCGATCTGCGCTCCATGACGGGTGGACAGGGAACCTTCACCATGGAGTTCGATCACTACGAGGAGGCTCCGCCGCAGGTGACCGACAAGGTCGTCGCCGCCGCCGAAGCCGAGGAATAG
- a CDS encoding protoheme IX farnesyltransferase: protein MRDVVALVRPRISAMVAGAAAFGYLLAGNVSVWRLVGAVGGAFFLCAGCSALNQVQEWRIDARMSRTASRPVASGRMTPAAGAGAAALTMGLGAGLYWMAGGALVLAVCAGVVALYNGLYTPLKRHTSFAVLVGGVAGALPPYTGWLCAGGEPLDTGILGVGLMIYLWQVPHFWMLAELHREDFAAAGLPVTPLRMPRRIFNPLMYLWVVGYFTAALALPVLVDAPGAALGVTAASAACGVGVGLCGMWGRTGRAMVWLNASLPLVCVAVLLGL, encoded by the coding sequence ATGCGCGATGTCGTTGCGCTCGTGCGTCCTCGGATTTCGGCGATGGTCGCCGGGGCTGCCGCCTTCGGGTATCTGCTGGCCGGAAACGTGTCGGTGTGGCGGCTTGTCGGTGCGGTAGGCGGGGCGTTTTTCCTCTGCGCGGGATGTTCGGCCCTCAATCAGGTGCAGGAATGGCGTATCGACGCGCGCATGTCCCGCACCGCCAGTCGGCCGGTGGCTTCGGGACGCATGACGCCTGCCGCTGGGGCTGGGGCGGCGGCGCTGACCATGGGCCTTGGGGCCGGGCTGTACTGGATGGCGGGTGGCGCGTTGGTTCTCGCCGTCTGCGCCGGGGTGGTCGCGCTGTACAACGGGCTGTACACGCCGCTCAAGCGCCATACGAGTTTTGCAGTGCTTGTCGGCGGCGTGGCCGGTGCGCTGCCGCCGTACACGGGCTGGCTGTGCGCCGGTGGAGAGCCGCTCGACACGGGAATTCTGGGCGTGGGGCTAATGATCTACCTGTGGCAGGTGCCGCACTTCTGGATGCTGGCCGAATTGCACCGGGAGGACTTCGCGGCGGCCGGGTTGCCGGTGACGCCACTTCGGATGCCGCGCAGAATTTTCAACCCGCTCATGTATCTGTGGGTGGTGGGATATTTCACCGCCGCGCTGGCCCTGCCGGTTCTGGTCGATGCGCCTGGGGCGGCGCTTGGCGTGACGGCGGCCAGCGCCGCGTGCGGCGTGGGCGTTGGTCTGTGCGGCATGTGGGGGCGCACGGGGCGGGCCATGGTCTGGCTCAACGCGTCATTGCCATTGGTTTGCGTGGCCGTGCTGCTGGGGCTGTAG